From Pseudomonas sp. G.S.17, the proteins below share one genomic window:
- a CDS encoding arginyltransferase translates to MTELARLKFYATQPHSCSYLPEEQATTLFLDPSQPMDVKVYADLSDMGFRRSGDHLYRPHCQNCSACVPARIPVDLFVPNRQQKRIFKRNADIQVSSTKPHFTEEYFDLYQRYIEQRHADGDMFPPSRDQFSTFLVRDLPFCRFYEFRVEKRLVAVAVTDLLPNGLSAVYTFYEPTEERRSLGRYAILWQIAEASRLKLHAVYLGYWIKNCQKMNYKTQYRPIELLTNQRWVTLY, encoded by the coding sequence ATGACAGAGCTGGCCCGGCTTAAGTTTTATGCCACTCAACCCCATTCCTGCAGCTATTTGCCTGAGGAACAGGCGACCACGCTGTTCCTGGACCCCAGCCAACCGATGGACGTCAAAGTCTATGCCGACCTCTCGGACATGGGCTTTCGCCGCAGTGGCGATCACCTGTATCGACCTCACTGCCAGAATTGCAGCGCGTGCGTGCCTGCCAGAATCCCTGTCGACCTGTTCGTACCGAATCGGCAGCAGAAGCGCATTTTCAAACGCAACGCGGACATCCAGGTCAGCAGTACCAAACCGCACTTCACCGAAGAGTATTTCGATCTCTATCAGCGCTATATCGAACAAAGGCACGCCGATGGCGACATGTTTCCACCCAGTCGCGACCAGTTTTCGACTTTTCTGGTTCGCGATCTGCCCTTCTGCCGGTTCTACGAATTTCGTGTCGAGAAACGCCTGGTTGCAGTCGCAGTTACCGACCTGCTGCCCAACGGCCTTTCTGCGGTCTACACCTTCTACGAACCGACTGAAGAGCGCCGCAGTCTGGGGCGATACGCGATTTTGTGGCAGATAGCTGAAGCTTCGCGCCTCAAGCTCCACGCGGTCTATCTGGGGTACTGGATAAAGAACTGCCAAAAGATGAATTACAAGACCCAATACCGGCCCATTGAGCTGCTGACAAATCAGAGATGGGTCACTCTTTACTGA
- the aat gene encoding leucyl/phenylalanyl-tRNA--protein transferase, which produces MLTWLQRNSLVFPPLEKALREPDGLLAAGGDLSADRLIQAYRHGCFPWFQEGQPILWWSPDPRTVIFPEELHVSRSLGKVIRQGRFQVTFDQDFAAVIRACAGPRSYADGTWITGPMQTAYLELHERGHAHSVEVWENGKLVGGLYGLAMGQLFFGESMFSHADNASKVGFATLVERLSSWGFVLIDCQMPTDHLHSFGARPIPRQEFANYLRQHLD; this is translated from the coding sequence ATGCTGACCTGGTTGCAACGCAACAGCCTGGTATTTCCGCCACTGGAAAAAGCCTTGCGCGAACCTGACGGTTTGCTCGCCGCGGGCGGTGATCTGTCTGCGGACCGCCTGATTCAGGCTTACCGCCACGGCTGCTTTCCGTGGTTCCAGGAGGGCCAGCCGATCCTCTGGTGGTCGCCGGATCCGCGCACGGTGATCTTTCCCGAAGAACTGCATGTGTCACGCAGTTTGGGCAAGGTCATCCGGCAGGGGCGCTTTCAGGTGACCTTCGATCAGGACTTTGCCGCAGTGATACGTGCCTGCGCAGGGCCGCGCAGTTATGCCGACGGCACCTGGATCACCGGCCCGATGCAGACCGCTTATCTGGAATTGCACGAGCGCGGTCATGCTCACAGCGTAGAGGTTTGGGAAAACGGTAAATTGGTCGGCGGCTTGTACGGTCTGGCCATGGGGCAACTGTTCTTCGGCGAATCGATGTTCAGCCATGCCGATAACGCCTCGAAAGTGGGTTTTGCCACCCTGGTGGAGCGCTTGAGCAGCTGGGGTTTCGTATTGATCGACTGTCAGATGCCAACCGACCACTTGCACAGCTTTGGTGCTCGGCCCATCCCGCGCCAGGAGTTTGCCAATTATCTGCGGCAGCATCTGGACTAG
- a CDS encoding DNA translocase FtsK 4TM domain-containing protein: MFALQRRKKSVLKKSTVAPSPVPLWRQQLHYRLKEGALIAFGALCLYLMMALLTYDQNDPGWSHTSSAVQVQNAAGRAGAFCADILFMVLGYFAYIFPLLLAIKTYQIFRHRHEPWQWSGWLFSWRLIGLVFLVLAGAALAHIHFHFAAGFPGSAGGVLGEILGDMAKKALNIQGSTLLFIALFLFGLTVFTDLSWFKVMDVTGKITLDLLELFQGAASRWWTARNERKQMVAQLREADSRNYDKVAPVAGERREPVKPRERPVEPPREQVFTKPVAEREKHIAAVIPPAPANAPEPSKRVLKEKQASLFVDSAVEGTLPPISILDPAEKKQLNYSPESLAAVGNLLEIKLKEFGVEVTVDSIHPGPVITRYEIQPAAGVKVSRISNLAKDLARSLAVTSVRVVEVIPGKTTVGIEIPNEDRQIVRFSEVLATPEYDDAKSPVTLALGHDIGGKPVITDLAKMPHLLVAGTTGSGKSVGVNAMILSILFKSGPEDAKLIMIDPKMLELSIYEGIPHLLCPVVTDMKDAANALRWSVAEMERRYKLMAKMGVRNLSGFNQKVREAQEAGTPLVDPLYKRESIHDEAPLLTKLPTIVVVVDEFADMMMIVGKKVEELIARIAQKARAAGIHLILATQRPSVDVITGLIKANIPTRMAFQVSSKIDSRTIIDQGGAEQLLGHGDMLYMPPGTSLPIRVHGAFVSDDEVHRVVEAWKLRGTPDYNEDILAGVEEPGSGFDGGSSEGSDDSESDALYDEAVKFVLESRRASISAVQRKLKIGYNRAARMIEAMEMAGVVTSMNTNGSREVIAPAPMRD; encoded by the coding sequence ATGTTCGCGCTCCAGCGCAGGAAAAAAAGCGTTTTGAAGAAATCCACCGTAGCACCCAGCCCCGTTCCGCTTTGGCGGCAGCAATTGCACTACCGGCTCAAGGAAGGTGCGCTGATCGCTTTCGGCGCCCTGTGCCTGTATTTGATGATGGCACTGCTGACCTACGACCAGAATGACCCCGGCTGGAGCCATACCAGCAGCGCGGTACAAGTCCAGAACGCGGCCGGGCGTGCGGGTGCTTTCTGTGCTGACATCCTGTTCATGGTGCTGGGCTACTTCGCTTACATATTCCCGTTGTTGCTGGCGATCAAGACGTACCAGATCTTCCGTCATCGCCACGAACCCTGGCAGTGGAGCGGCTGGCTATTCTCCTGGCGCTTGATCGGCCTGGTGTTCCTGGTTCTGGCCGGTGCCGCGCTGGCGCATATTCATTTCCATTTCGCGGCAGGTTTCCCGGGTTCCGCAGGTGGCGTTCTCGGCGAGATTCTCGGCGACATGGCCAAGAAAGCCTTGAACATCCAGGGCAGCACCTTGTTGTTCATTGCCCTGTTTCTGTTCGGCCTGACGGTGTTTACCGATCTGTCCTGGTTCAAGGTCATGGACGTGACCGGCAAGATCACGCTGGATCTGCTGGAGCTGTTTCAGGGCGCGGCCAGCCGCTGGTGGACGGCGCGCAACGAGCGCAAGCAGATGGTCGCGCAACTGCGTGAAGCCGATAGCCGAAACTACGACAAGGTGGCGCCGGTTGCTGGCGAGCGTCGCGAGCCGGTCAAGCCCAGGGAGCGCCCGGTCGAGCCGCCCCGCGAACAAGTCTTCACCAAGCCCGTGGCCGAGCGAGAAAAACACATTGCTGCGGTTATCCCGCCAGCACCTGCCAACGCGCCCGAGCCAAGCAAGCGCGTGCTGAAAGAAAAGCAAGCGTCGTTGTTTGTCGACAGCGCGGTGGAAGGCACTTTGCCACCGATCTCGATTCTGGATCCGGCAGAAAAGAAACAGCTCAATTATTCGCCAGAGTCGCTGGCCGCAGTCGGCAATCTGCTCGAAATCAAACTCAAGGAGTTTGGTGTCGAGGTTACCGTCGATTCGATCCATCCTGGTCCGGTCATCACCCGCTATGAGATTCAACCCGCTGCGGGCGTGAAGGTCAGCCGTATTTCCAACCTGGCCAAGGACCTGGCGCGTTCCCTCGCGGTCACCAGCGTGCGGGTTGTGGAAGTGATTCCTGGCAAGACTACGGTCGGTATCGAGATTCCCAATGAAGACCGGCAGATCGTGCGCTTCTCCGAAGTGCTGGCGACTCCCGAGTATGACGATGCCAAATCCCCGGTAACCCTGGCGTTGGGGCACGACATCGGCGGCAAACCGGTGATCACCGACCTGGCAAAAATGCCGCACTTGCTGGTCGCGGGTACCACCGGTTCCGGTAAGTCGGTCGGTGTGAACGCGATGATTCTGTCGATCCTGTTCAAGTCCGGCCCGGAAGACGCCAAGCTGATCATGATCGACCCGAAAATGCTTGAACTGTCGATCTACGAAGGCATTCCGCACTTGCTTTGCCCGGTAGTCACCGACATGAAGGACGCCGCCAACGCCTTGCGCTGGAGCGTTGCGGAAATGGAGCGTCGCTACAAGCTGATGGCGAAGATGGGCGTGCGTAACCTGTCGGGCTTCAATCAGAAGGTCAGGGAAGCACAGGAAGCCGGGACTCCGCTGGTCGATCCGCTGTACAAGCGCGAAAGCATTCACGACGAAGCGCCGCTGTTGACCAAGTTGCCGACCATCGTGGTGGTGGTGGACGAATTCGCCGACATGATGATGATCGTCGGCAAAAAGGTCGAGGAACTGATCGCACGTATCGCCCAAAAAGCCCGTGCGGCGGGGATTCACCTGATTCTCGCGACCCAGCGACCGTCGGTTGATGTGATTACCGGTCTGATCAAGGCCAACATTCCGACGCGGATGGCGTTTCAGGTATCGAGCAAGATCGACTCGCGGACCATCATCGACCAGGGCGGCGCCGAGCAATTGCTGGGCCACGGTGACATGCTTTACATGCCGCCGGGCACCAGTCTGCCAATCCGGGTCCATGGCGCCTTCGTTTCCGATGATGAGGTTCACCGCGTCGTTGAAGCGTGGAAACTGCGCGGGACGCCGGACTACAACGAAGATATTCTGGCAGGCGTTGAAGAGCCCGGCAGCGGCTTCGATGGCGGCAGCAGCGAAGGTTCCGACGACAGTGAAAGTGATGCGCTCTACGACGAAGCGGTCAAGTTCGTCCTCGAAAGTCGTCGCGCCTCGATTTCAGCGGTCCAGCGCAAGCTGAAGATCGGCTACAACCGCGCTGCGCGCATGATCGAAGCCATGGAGATGGCGGGCGTCGTCACTTCCATGAACACCAACGGGTCTCGCGAAGTCATCGCACCGGCGCCGATGCGTGACTGA
- the lolA gene encoding outer membrane lipoprotein chaperone LolA has product MRLIRMLLVTALTFSAIPAHADSKDVARLTQLLEKSQTLTARFSQLTLDGSGTQLQETAGQMALQRPGLFNWHTDAPQEQLMVSDGKKVSLWDPDLEQVTIKTLDQRLTQTPALLLSGDVSKISESFDISSKEAGGVIDFVLKPKTKDTLFDSLRLSFRNGIINDMQLIDSVGQRTNILFTGVKANEPIAASKFQFQIPKGADVIQE; this is encoded by the coding sequence ATGCGTCTTATCCGCATGTTGTTGGTAACTGCACTGACCTTTTCCGCGATCCCGGCCCATGCCGACAGCAAGGATGTCGCGCGGCTGACCCAGTTGCTGGAAAAATCCCAGACCCTTACCGCACGATTCTCCCAGCTGACCCTGGATGGCAGCGGCACTCAGTTGCAGGAAACGGCCGGGCAGATGGCCTTGCAGCGTCCGGGCCTGTTCAACTGGCACACCGATGCGCCACAGGAACAACTGATGGTTTCCGATGGCAAGAAGGTTTCGCTGTGGGACCCCGATCTTGAGCAAGTCACGATCAAGACCCTGGACCAGCGCCTGACTCAAACCCCGGCGCTGCTGCTGTCCGGCGACGTATCGAAGATCAGCGAAAGCTTTGACATCTCGTCCAAGGAAGCGGGCGGCGTGATCGACTTCGTGCTCAAGCCCAAGACCAAGGACACGCTGTTCGACAGCCTGCGTCTGTCGTTCCGCAACGGCATCATCAACGACATGCAGTTGATCGACAGCGTAGGTCAGCGCACCAATATCCTGTTCACTGGCGTGAAGGCCAATGAGCCGATCGCGGCGAGCAAATTCCAGTTCCAGATTCCGAAAGGCGCTGATGTCATTCAGGAATAA
- a CDS encoding replication-associated recombination protein A encodes MDLFRSDPIAQPLAARLRATNLDEYVGQEHLLAHGKPLREALEQGALHSMIFWGPPGVGKTTLARLLAKVSDAHFETVSAVLAGVKEIRLAVEVAKQQAGQYGRRTILFVDEVHRFNKSQQDAFLPYVEDGTLIFIGATTENPSFELNNALLSRARVYVLKSLDESALRKLVQRALTEDRGLGQHRLSLSDEGFAMLMAAADGDGRRMLNLLENASDLAEDGSEIGLDLLQSLLGDSRRRFDKGGEAFYDQISALHKSIRGSNPDAALYWFARMIDGGCDPLYLARRVVRMASEDIGNADPRALPLCMSAWDVQERLGSPEGELAVAQAIVYLACAPKSNAVYMAFKTAMREATEHGSLEVPLHLRNAPTKLMKQLGYGEEYRYAHDEPDAYAAGEDYFPDELEPRQYYQPVPRGLELKIGEKLRHLAALDAASPRQRRK; translated from the coding sequence ATGGACCTGTTTCGAAGTGATCCGATCGCTCAGCCGCTGGCCGCACGCTTGCGTGCGACCAACCTGGACGAATACGTCGGCCAGGAGCATTTGCTTGCCCACGGCAAACCATTGCGTGAAGCGTTGGAGCAGGGCGCGCTGCACTCGATGATCTTCTGGGGGCCGCCGGGCGTTGGCAAAACCACGTTGGCGCGGCTGCTGGCCAAGGTTTCCGATGCGCATTTCGAAACCGTTTCAGCAGTGCTGGCGGGCGTGAAGGAAATTCGCCTGGCCGTCGAAGTGGCCAAGCAGCAGGCCGGGCAATACGGTCGCCGCACAATCCTGTTTGTCGACGAAGTGCATCGCTTCAACAAGTCTCAGCAAGACGCGTTCCTGCCCTATGTCGAAGACGGCACCCTGATTTTCATCGGTGCCACCACAGAAAATCCTTCGTTCGAACTTAACAACGCCTTGCTGTCCCGCGCGCGGGTGTATGTGCTCAAGAGTCTCGACGAATCGGCGTTGCGCAAGCTGGTGCAGCGTGCGCTCACCGAAGACCGTGGGTTGGGTCAGCACCGTTTGAGCCTCAGCGACGAAGGCTTTGCGATGCTGATGGCCGCCGCCGATGGCGATGGTCGACGCATGCTCAATCTGCTGGAGAACGCCTCTGATCTGGCTGAAGACGGCTCGGAAATCGGTCTCGACTTGCTGCAAAGCCTGCTGGGTGACAGCCGACGTCGCTTTGACAAGGGCGGCGAAGCGTTCTACGACCAGATTTCCGCGCTGCATAAATCCATTCGCGGCTCCAATCCTGATGCGGCGCTGTACTGGTTCGCGCGCATGATCGATGGCGGCTGCGATCCGCTGTATCTGGCGCGCCGTGTGGTACGCATGGCCAGTGAAGACATCGGCAATGCCGATCCACGCGCGCTGCCGTTGTGCATGTCCGCCTGGGATGTGCAGGAGCGGCTGGGCAGCCCGGAAGGTGAGCTGGCGGTGGCGCAGGCGATTGTCTATCTGGCCTGTGCGCCGAAAAGCAATGCGGTGTACATGGCCTTCAAGACGGCGATGCGCGAAGCGACCGAGCACGGTTCTCTCGAAGTCCCGCTGCACTTGCGTAACGCGCCGACCAAACTCATGAAACAACTGGGTTACGGCGAAGAATACCGCTATGCCCACGACGAGCCGGATGCCTACGCAGCCGGCGAAGACTACTTTCCTGACGAGCTCGAACCGCGCCAGTATTACCAGCCGGTACCTCGCGGCCTGGAACTGAAAATCGGCGAAAAATTGCGCCATCTGGCTGCGTTGGACGCAGCGAGCCCCCGGCAGCGGAGAAAGTAG
- the crcB gene encoding fluoride efflux transporter CrcB, giving the protein MIRTILAVSVACIAGTLLRFAAGTWVSANWPRHFYTATLAVNIVGCLIIGVLYGLFLLRPEVPIEIRAGLIVGFVGGLTTFSSFSLDTLRLLESGQMPLALGYAGISVFGGLLATWVGLSLTRL; this is encoded by the coding sequence GTGATCAGAACGATTCTTGCGGTGTCGGTTGCCTGTATCGCTGGTACATTATTGCGCTTCGCTGCTGGCACTTGGGTCAGCGCGAACTGGCCGCGCCATTTTTATACGGCGACACTGGCGGTCAACATCGTCGGTTGCCTGATCATTGGCGTGCTTTACGGGCTGTTCCTGTTGCGCCCGGAAGTGCCCATCGAGATTCGCGCCGGGCTGATTGTCGGCTTTGTAGGTGGTCTAACGACCTTTTCATCCTTTTCACTGGATACGCTGCGCCTGCTGGAAAGCGGGCAAATGCCTCTGGCCCTGGGCTATGCAGGAATCAGCGTGTTCGGCGGGCTGCTCGCGACGTGGGTTGGCCTGTCCCTGACCAGACTTTGA
- the serS gene encoding serine--tRNA ligase, giving the protein MLDSKLLRTQLQDVADRLASRGFTLDVARIEALETQRKTVQTRTEQLQAERNARSKSIGQAKQRGEDIAPLMADVERMAEELSTGKVELDAIQAELDAMLLSMPNLPHESVPVGKDEDDNVEVRTWGTPAVFDFAVQDHVALGEKFGWLDFETAAKLSGARFALLRGPIARLHRALAQFMINLHVYEHGYEEAYTPYLVQAPALQGTGQLPKFEEDLFKISREGEADLYLIPTAEVSLTNIVSGEILDAKQLPLKFVAHTPCFRSEAGASGRDTRGMIRQHQFDKVEMVQIVAPDQSQAALESLTGNAERVLQLLELPYRVLALCTGDMGFSAVKTYDLEVWIPSQDKFREISSCSNCGDFQARRMQARWRNPDTGKPELVHTLNGSGLAVGRTLVAVLENYQQADGSIRVPEVLKPYMGGIEVIG; this is encoded by the coding sequence ATGCTCGATTCCAAACTGTTACGTACTCAACTTCAGGACGTAGCGGATCGCCTGGCTTCCCGTGGCTTTACACTGGATGTAGCCCGTATCGAAGCGCTGGAAACCCAGCGCAAGACGGTACAGACCCGCACCGAGCAATTGCAGGCCGAGCGTAATGCCCGTTCCAAATCCATTGGTCAGGCCAAGCAGCGTGGCGAAGACATTGCGCCGTTGATGGCTGACGTCGAGCGCATGGCCGAAGAGCTGAGCACCGGCAAAGTGGAGCTGGACGCGATCCAGGCCGAGCTGGACGCGATGCTGCTGAGCATGCCGAACCTGCCTCACGAATCCGTGCCGGTTGGCAAGGACGAAGACGACAACGTAGAAGTCCGCACCTGGGGCACGCCGGCTGTGTTCGATTTCGCCGTTCAAGACCACGTTGCGCTGGGCGAGAAATTCGGCTGGCTGGACTTTGAAACCGCCGCCAAGCTTTCCGGTGCCCGTTTCGCCTTGCTGCGCGGACCTATCGCGCGTCTGCACCGCGCGCTGGCGCAGTTCATGATCAATCTGCATGTCTACGAACACGGTTACGAAGAAGCCTACACGCCGTACCTGGTTCAAGCGCCGGCGCTGCAAGGCACTGGCCAGTTGCCAAAATTCGAAGAGGATCTGTTCAAGATTTCCCGCGAAGGCGAGGCGGATCTGTACCTGATCCCGACGGCGGAAGTGTCGCTGACCAATATCGTTTCCGGCGAGATCCTCGACGCCAAACAGCTGCCGTTGAAGTTCGTCGCGCATACGCCGTGCTTCCGCAGTGAAGCGGGCGCGTCGGGCCGTGACACCCGCGGCATGATTCGTCAGCACCAGTTCGACAAGGTCGAAATGGTCCAGATCGTCGCGCCGGATCAGTCCCAGGCAGCGCTTGAGTCGCTGACCGGCAACGCTGAACGTGTCCTGCAATTGCTTGAGCTGCCTTATCGCGTACTGGCCTTGTGCACAGGCGACATGGGTTTCAGCGCAGTGAAAACCTACGATCTGGAAGTCTGGATCCCGAGCCAGGACAAATTCCGCGAAATTTCGTCGTGCTCCAACTGCGGTGATTTCCAGGCGCGGCGCATGCAGGCTCGCTGGCGCAATCCGGATACCGGCAAGCCGGAACTGGTGCATACCCTGAACGGTTCGGGTCTGGCAGTCGGCCGCACCCTGGTCGCTGTGCTGGAAAACTACCAGCAGGCTGACGGTTCGATTCGCGTGCCTGAAGTACTCAAGCCTTACATGGGCGGTATCGAGGTCATCGGCTAA
- the cysG gene encoding siroheme synthase CysG, producing MEFLPLFHNLRGSQVLVVGGGEIALRKSRLIADAGALLRVVAPEIEPQLAQLVKGNGGQLLLRGYRESDLDGCVLIIAATDDEPLNAQVSEDAKLRCVPVNVVDAPALCSVIFPAIVDRSPLVIAVSSGGDAPVLARLIRAKLETWIPSTYGQLAGLAARFRSQVKNLYPDVTQRRAFWEEVFQGPIADRQLAGQGAEAERLLMAKVAGEPPHAPGEVYLVGAGPGDPDLLTFRALRLMQQADVVLYDRLVAPAILDLCRRDAERVYVGKQRADHALPQDQINRQLVDLAKQGKRVLRLKGGDPFIFGRGGEEIEELAAHGIPFQVVPGITAASGCAAYAGIPLTHRDHAQSVRFVTGHLKDGTTDLPWTDLVSPGQTLVFYMGLIGLPIICEELIKHGRSADTPAALIQQGTTVNQRVFTGTLANLPQLVAEHEVHAPTLVIVGEVVKLREKLAWFEGAQASV from the coding sequence ATGGAATTTCTGCCGCTGTTCCATAACCTGCGTGGCAGCCAAGTGCTGGTCGTGGGCGGTGGCGAGATTGCCCTGCGCAAATCCCGCTTGATCGCCGACGCTGGGGCGCTATTGCGAGTGGTTGCGCCTGAAATCGAGCCGCAACTGGCGCAGTTGGTCAAGGGCAATGGTGGCCAGCTGCTTCTTCGCGGCTACCGCGAAAGCGATCTTGATGGCTGCGTGCTGATCATCGCCGCCACCGATGACGAACCGCTCAACGCTCAGGTTTCCGAGGATGCCAAGTTGCGTTGCGTACCGGTGAACGTGGTCGACGCGCCTGCGCTGTGCAGCGTGATCTTCCCGGCCATCGTTGACCGCTCGCCCTTGGTCATTGCCGTCTCCAGCGGCGGTGATGCTCCGGTGCTGGCGCGGTTGATTCGCGCCAAGCTGGAAACCTGGATTCCGTCGACTTATGGTCAGTTGGCCGGCCTGGCAGCGCGCTTTCGCAGTCAGGTGAAGAATTTGTATCCGGACGTCACCCAGCGTCGCGCTTTCTGGGAAGAGGTTTTCCAGGGGCCGATTGCTGATCGACAACTGGCCGGGCAGGGCGCGGAAGCAGAACGTCTGCTGATGGCCAAGGTTGCGGGCGAGCCGCCGCATGCACCCGGCGAGGTGTATCTGGTCGGCGCAGGGCCGGGTGATCCGGACTTGCTGACGTTCCGTGCCTTGCGCCTCATGCAGCAAGCTGACGTGGTGCTGTATGACCGACTCGTGGCGCCGGCGATTCTGGACCTGTGCCGTCGCGATGCCGAGCGAGTCTACGTCGGCAAGCAGCGCGCCGATCACGCTTTGCCTCAGGATCAGATCAACCGCCAATTGGTGGATCTGGCCAAGCAGGGCAAACGTGTACTGCGCTTGAAGGGCGGCGATCCGTTCATCTTCGGGCGTGGTGGCGAGGAAATCGAGGAACTGGCGGCCCACGGCATTCCGTTCCAGGTCGTGCCGGGTATCACAGCCGCCAGCGGCTGTGCGGCCTACGCCGGGATTCCGCTGACTCATCGGGATCACGCGCAATCGGTGCGTTTCGTGACCGGTCACTTGAAAGATGGCACCACCGATCTGCCGTGGACTGATCTTGTTTCGCCCGGCCAGACGCTGGTGTTCTACATGGGTCTGATCGGTCTGCCGATTATCTGCGAAGAGTTGATCAAACATGGCCGCTCCGCTGATACGCCTGCAGCGCTGATTCAACAAGGCACCACGGTCAATCAGCGGGTGTTCACCGGAACATTGGCGAATTTGCCGCAATTGGTCGCCGAACATGAAGTCCATGCGCCGACCCTGGTGATTGTGGGCGAAGTGGTCAAGTTGCGTGAGAAACTGGCCTGGTTCGAAGGGGCTCAGGCTAGCGTTTGA
- a CDS encoding glutathione S-transferase family protein: MGLLVEGRWHDQWYESSKDGAFQREQAQRRNWITADGKPGPSGEGGFKAEAGRYHLYVSLACPWAHRTLIYRKLKGLESLIDVSVVSWLMRENGWTFDVERGSSGDPLDNHNFLYQRYLADTADYTGRVTVPLLWDKKLQRIVSNESAEIIRMFNSAFDGLTGNRLDLYPDALQQPINELNDRIYPAVNNGVYRAGFATSQGAYEEAFDDVFTELDALEKLLSEKRYLTGEYLTEADIRLFTTIVRFDPVYHGHFKCNQRRIADYPNLRNWLLELYQWPGVAETVDFEHIKHHYYASHSTINPTGIVPKGPQQDLSAAHDRERLTGRNIWHKTGQ, translated from the coding sequence ATGGGCCTTCTCGTAGAAGGACGCTGGCACGACCAGTGGTACGAAAGCAGTAAAGACGGGGCGTTTCAGCGAGAGCAAGCGCAGCGCCGTAACTGGATCACTGCGGACGGCAAGCCCGGCCCTTCCGGCGAAGGCGGCTTCAAGGCCGAAGCCGGTCGCTATCACCTCTATGTCTCGCTGGCCTGTCCATGGGCCCACCGCACGCTGATTTATCGCAAACTCAAAGGGCTGGAAAGCCTCATCGATGTTTCGGTGGTCAGCTGGTTGATGCGCGAAAACGGCTGGACCTTCGACGTTGAAAGAGGCTCCAGCGGCGATCCCCTCGACAACCACAATTTCCTGTACCAGCGTTACCTGGCTGATACCGCTGATTACACCGGGCGTGTCACCGTGCCGCTGCTGTGGGACAAAAAGCTGCAACGTATCGTCAGCAACGAGTCGGCTGAGATCATTCGCATGTTCAATTCAGCGTTCGACGGGCTGACCGGCAATCGCCTGGACCTGTACCCCGACGCTTTGCAGCAACCGATCAATGAACTGAACGACCGCATCTATCCTGCCGTGAATAATGGCGTTTACCGTGCCGGTTTTGCGACGTCGCAAGGTGCTTACGAAGAAGCCTTCGACGATGTGTTCACAGAACTTGATGCTCTCGAAAAGCTGCTGAGCGAAAAACGTTACCTGACCGGTGAATACCTGACCGAAGCCGATATTCGCCTGTTCACGACCATCGTGCGCTTCGACCCGGTGTATCACGGTCATTTCAAATGCAACCAGCGCCGTATCGCCGACTACCCGAATCTGCGCAACTGGCTTCTGGAGTTGTATCAGTGGCCGGGCGTGGCTGAAACGGTCGATTTCGAGCACATCAAGCATCACTATTACGCCAGTCACAGCACCATCAATCCGACCGGCATAGTGCCTAAAGGTCCGCAGCAGGATTTGAGCGCAGCCCATGATCGGGAGCGCCTGACAGGACGCAACATCTGGCACAAAACCGGGCAATAA